AAGCTGCGTTTGCAGGTCATAGCGGGAAAACCAGTTAGACCTAGAATCTTTAAAAAGCAAACTTCTGGTCAACCATATGACGTAGCCTATGTTTAGACAATGAGTGTCTAACTCGATGAGTCTCGTTCCTACTCGAAGAGTATTTTGGTCTTCTTGCAGATTTCTCGTCAACCGCTCTGATACCAATTGTTGGGATTGTGAAATCCCGTGTCCAACTCTATATTCTCTGATTAGTACGATATTGTCCACTTTGGGCCTAATAGGCAGGCCCGCATGGATTTACTTTTGGGCTCCTTCTCAAAAGGTCTCGTACTAATTAGAGTTGGACATCCCTTTATATATTAGACACTCCTTGTCTAAACTTCCAATGTGGGACTTGGGTTGACATCTCTCATTCTCCCCCTCAAGCTAAGGACCACACACCTTGTGCCCTTTTCCTCTAACGAATCATCTCGGTGCCTTGTCGCATCTTCGACATTTGACACCCTTAGTCGCAAGGTTACTTTGAGTGGGTTTGAGGATGTTCTTCCCACAATTCCATGATCTTCTGACTAATCTCTGCTGAACCTCCCTTTCCACCTTGAAGGGTCCTATTCCTACTCGAAGGGTATTTTGGTCTTCTTGCAGATTTTCGTCAAACCTGGCTCTGATACCAATTGTTGGGATTGTGAAATCCCGTGTCCAACTCTTCGACATTCGACACCCTTAGTCGCAAGGTTACTTTGAGTGGGTTTGAGGATGTTCTTCTCACAATTCCAGGATCTTCTGACTAATCTCTGCCTAACCTCCCTTTCCACCTTGAAGGGTCCTATTTCTACTCGAAGAGTATCTTGGTCTTCTTGCAGGTTTTCGTCAAACCTGACTCTGATACCAATTGTTGGGATTGTGAAATCCCGTGTCCAACTCTATATTCTCTGATTAGTACGATATTGTCCATTTTGGACCTAATTGGCAAGCCCGCATGGTTTACTTTTGGTTTCCTTCCCAAAATGCTTCGTACTATTAGAGTTGGACATCTCTTTATATAATAGACTCTCCTTGTCTAATTGTTCAATGTGGGACTTAGTTTGTTATATCACAGCCTAAGCTCATATAAAACTTATTTATTTGACTTTTAGGATAGGACCACATGACAAGATCATGGTCTAATCTCCTCCTTCATAAACAAAAATTTTGTTAATATCATGGTTTTAACCCTGAGAACCAAACCAAGTGGTCATAATAAAAGGATGGCTATCAAGACAGACATGAGTAAAGCATACGACAGGATGAAATGGTCATTTATTGAGGCTGTCATGCGAAAGATGGGTTTCTCGGAAACATGGATCACTTGGATAATGCGATGCATTACATCGGTTAAGTACAAGGTACTCATGAATGGACAGCCAAGAGGAAATATTGTTCCTGGTAGAGGCCTACGTCATGGAGATCCTTTGTCTCCTTTCATTTTTATTCTATGCACGGAAGCGCTCGCTAGCCTTCTCAATCACGCAGAGAGCCAATGGAAGATAACGGGGATGCGCGTCACACGCGCGTGTCCCTCGGTATCCCATCTTCTTTTTGCTGATGATAGCCTTTTCTTCTGCAAGGCGGAGTCCCGTGAATGTGAAGAAGTAATGAAAGTGGTCTGGAAGAATGGAAAAGAATCAGGTCAATGTATCAACTTTGATAAATCATCCTTACTCTTTGGTAAGCGAATCAATGCAACTAGTAGGCAAGAGATTTAAGATGCACTTGGAATACAAAATGAAAGAGGAATGGGGACCTACCTTGGTATTCCGGAAGACATAAGTGGGTCCAAGAGCAAACTCTTTGCGTTTCTTAAGGATAAGCTAATGCATAGAGTGAATGGTTGGACAGGCATGTGGCTATCAAAAGGAGACAAGGAAGTACTGATTAAATCTATTTTGCTAGCGCTCCCAACTTATGTAATGTCTTCTTTCCTTCTCCCCTTGGAGATATGCGAAAACCTAGCACGGGCTATTGCTCAATTTTGGTGGAGTTCAAATCCACCGAAACGTGGAATGCACTGGGCGAAATGGGAAAGAGCATGTCTACCAAGAGAGGAGGGTGGGATTGGCTTTCGTTTGATCCATGAGTTTAATCTGGCCCTTTTGGCGAAACAGCTATGGAGGCTTATCCAGTTCCCTGACTCTTTGGTTGCCCGGGTATTGAGGGGAAGATATATAGACTAAGCTCACCACTAAGAGCAATCCCAGCTAGTAGCCCATCATATGTGTGGACTAGTATTTCGGCTGCAAGGGAGTTGTTGATGCTGGGAATCAGACATAAGATTTATTCAGGATATGAAGTTAAGATCTGGGAAGATTCGTGGATTCCAACGATACTGATATCTTGCATATTTACATGTTTTTAGCCTTCATATCTTGTACATTATGATCATATAGATTAGGAATTAGGCATCTTTAGAGTCCATATTGCATGCATTGTCTCTATTAGGTGTTGGAGAGTACTATGGAGTGATTGGAGATGTTTGGGAGCATTGTGATTCAAAAAGAAGTAGAAAATGATCATTGGGCGAGTAGAGGAGATGGAGCGACCTACTGGAGCGAGGTGAGCAACCCGCTCTAACCTGGAGTGACCTCTCGCAGCGACATCATCAACCCGGTTGGCATTTCGTCGTGATACAAGCATGATCTGGAGCGGGCGAGCGCAACGGGGTCAAGTAGCCGCTGTGACCTGGAGCGACCTTGTGGAGCGACGTAGCGTACCCGCTCTGGGCCCAACATCCCGTCGACAACTTTCGAGAACCGGAGCGACCAAGACAGAGCGAGGTGGGTACATCGCGCGCCAAATCTATGAAGTGCGAAGGGAGCCAGAGCGACGTCCCGGAGCGAGGTGGCGAACCCGCTGTGAAGCTGGAGCGACCCACTGGAGCGGGGTCACGAACCCGCGCACAAGATCTATATTTGGTCGATTTTTCATGTTTTGATGGACCTTCTCAGACTTGTTTTTGAGGGCCACTAGGGTTTTAGGAGTCCTATAAATACTCTCTAAACCTAAATTATGACTTATCTTGTTTTCTATCTAATCAAAAGCCACTTTTGGGAAAAANNNNNNNNNNNNNNNNNNNNNNNNNNNNNNNNNNNNNNNNNNNNNNNNNNNNNNNNNTAATCATGTTTAACCTTGAATCATCCATGGTTTTGGGGTTATTCATGTCTATTAGTGAGTAGACTAATATTGGATTCATGGGCTATGGTGGTTAAGGGTGATTAGAGAAGATCTAGGGTGTTTAGTGTTAGATCTACTTGTTTCCATGCTTGTTGAGGGTTCTCAATGCTATTTTAATCTTGATCATACTAAAATAGATCTCTAGGCATTTCTTGCCCACAAGGTGTATGATGAAATGCCTTAACCAACTCTTCAATGTTTTTATTCATACCATCTTTAAAACCGGATTGCACTTAGCTTAAGCATGAACTTGCATTCCCTTTGCTTTAGAATCACCTAGGATTGGTTCGACAATCTTTTATACTACAACATTTGATTAGGAGCCTTGAAAATTCCTAACATCAAATTGGCGTCGTTGCCAAGTTCTAGGTTGATTGTGACATTGAGATTTAGTCACTTGCTTGAGACTAAGTCATTTTTCTTTTATTTTGTTACTGCTTCTTCTTCTTCCTCCCCCTTTGCATTTCAGTTGTATGAACTTGAGTAGTAGAGGTTCATCAAACCTAGTTCCAAGAGTTAAAGACATAGTTGCACTTGAGAGGAAGGTAGCAAGAAAGTGAAAAGAAGAAGATCAACATGCTCACTTTCAGAGATTGGAGTTTGAAATGGAGCACAATCAGAATCAGCCTCATGATGGAGTGGCCCAAGGAGCTGCAAACCTTAGGCCACAACATCCACAGCGCCAAACTAGAGCTATTGGAGGCTATGATCAAACCTCACATTCATGGTCATAGGTTGGGAATCAGAGCACCAGCTGTGGAGNNNNNNNNNNNNNNNNNNNNNNNNNNNNNNNNNNNNNNNNNNNNNNNNNNNNNNNNNNNNNNNNNNNNNNNNNNNNNNNNNNNNNNNNNNNNNNNNNNNNNNNNNNNNNNNNNNNNNNNNNNNNNNNNNNNNNNNACAAATGGTGTTTCTGAAGATGCTTTCAAGTTGAAGTTGTTCCCTTTTTCTTTANNNNNNNNNNNNNNNNNNNNNNNNNNNNNNNNNNNNNNNNNNNNNNNNNNNNNNNNNNNNNNNNNNNNNNNNNNNNNNNNNNNNNNNNNNNNNNNNNNNNNNNNNNNNNNNNNNNNNNNNNNNNNNNNNNNNNNNNNNNACCTAGAGGGATTTAGTGAAGCATGGGAGAGGTTCAAAAGCTATTGGTCTCAATGCCCACACCATGGCTTCACCAAGGAGTGTTTGCTTAGCACCTTCTATAAAGGAGCTCTACCACAGTGCAGAAACATGCTTGATACTGCCAGCAATGGTTTCTTTTTGGGAAGAACTGAGGAATAGGCAGATGAACTGGTAGAGAACATGGCCAAGAGTGACTCAGTCTACAGTGATGAGCATGATAGAGTCAACAGAAGTGATGATCAGCAGACAAAGAAAGAGATCAAGTCCTTACAAGACAAGATGGATTTGCTTCTTTCCAACCAAGCTAAACAGGAGCAGATAAACTTTGTGGGTGGTCCTAGTCAAGAGGTTCCTCCTAAGGTCAATGAGGTTGATGGTTTAGAAGGCCAAGAAGAGTTGTGCTTTATCAATGCTAATGGCACATGGTACAGGAAAGAATCCAATTTTCAGTACCAAAACAACTATCAGCAAAGACCTTAATACAACAATCAACAATGAGGTTACCAAGCAAAACAGAACTATCCTCAAGCCAACCAGTCTCTTCAGACTCAAGGAAGCTCTTCTAAAGCTCAAGCTCCAGATTCAAGTGTGGATTCCATGTTCAAGCAATTCTTGGAATTTCAAGCCAGAAATGAGAAGACCATGATTTATGAGTTCAAGAACATCCATGCAAAGATTGATGGGAACTATTCTGACCTCAACAACAAGTACATGCAACTTGCCTCTCATCTCAAGGCTTTGGAGAATCAAGTTGCTTCTATGCCTTCATCCTCCAAGCAGCCAATGGGGTTTCTACCAGGGAAACCAGAAAAGAACCTCAAGGAGTCTTGCAATGTTGTCTTCTCCACTACTTCTCCAGAAACCTATTGGTCTCATCAAGGATTTCCCTTTGAAGATTGGAGCATGCACTATTCCTATAGACCTCATTGTTCTGAAGATGGCAACTGAGAACAGAGTCCCATTGATCCTTGGCACTCCATTCCTCACAACAGTGGGAGCTTGCATAGACTTTGCCAACAAGAAGGTCTCATTCCTAAATGTGAACAAAGCTGTCTCCTATCCACTACAATCCCCAAAGATGAATGCTGAGTATTGTGGAACAATCACTTGTGGAGCATCCTCCATTGAGAAGAGCAAGGCTGAAGGGTTTGGTATTGAGAAAGAAGGTCTTGCTGGAGAATCCTCTAAAGAGCTTTGTGATGAGCACTTGGAAAGTGCTAAAAAAAAGGAGGTGAGTAGAGCCACAAAGGCTGCTCATGATAAGAAGAAGATTGTGAAAGAACATCATCCTANNNNNNNNNNNNNNNNNNNNNNNNNNNNNNNNNNNNNNNNNNNNNNNNNNNNNNNNNNNNNNNNNNNNNNNNNNNNNNNNNNNNNNNNNNNNNNNNNNNNNNNNNNNNNNNNNNNNNNNNNNNNNNNNNNNNNNNNNNNNNNNNNNNNNNNNNNNNNNNNNNNNNNNNNNNNNNNNNNNNNNNNNNNNNNNNNNNNNNNNNNNNNNNNNNNNNNNNNNNNNNNNNNNNNNNNNNNNNNNNNNNNNNNNNNNNNNNNNNNNNNNNNNNNNNNNNGGCCATTGAGTACAAAATCAAGTGCAAGGGAAGGTCTAAGCCATTCTCAAATGCAAGGGGCATCATCACTCCTCAGCTCCAGAATGATCCAATCAAGCTTCAAGAGCTTCTCTCCGACGTCCTCACCATCACTCTTGAAGGTGGGAAAGACCCTCCTTCTCACTAGCCAAAGGAATGAAAGTCAAGCTAGAGACTTAAAACAAGCTCACTTGGGAGGAAGTCCCATGACTATCCCTGTACATATCAGTAGGATCTTCGTTTTTAAGGCCCTTGGGCTGAGGAGGAAAGCGGCCAGACATTGCTCCCTAGACACCACTGTCTTTTCCAACACTCTATCAGAGGTACTCCTTCACCTTAATCTTGTACATACGAGTTTATCTTTGCATATTGCTTTCCTTTGGGTATCTCTCCCTTACTCACACATAGACTGTGTGATTTAAGTGTGGGAGAGGTACCAAATATTTGATCATGTTTGCTTTGATGATTTTTAATTTCATGCATTGCATTGCACATACATATATGCATAGAAAAACCAAAAAAATTTCAAATTTTTGAATCATGTAGTTGCATCACTTGCATTCTTAAGATTGAGTCTAGATCATATAGGATGCATTCACTTGCATATGGAGCAGCTGATTGATACTGCCTTGTATAGAACACTGGTTTGCGCTGAATTTGACATCCTAGTTAAACATATCAAGTAGCATAAGCATCTTTTGAAAGGCTTGCATGCTTCGAGCCTTGAAAACTCTTCTTGAAACTTGTTTGCTTGCTTGATATTGGCATTGTTCTTAAAATCAGCTCCAATCTGAACTTGGCTTGAATGAACTTAATCTCTCTTGCATATGGGCACTTGCATACTTGATCATGGATCTCATACACATTTGGGTTATCTTATTCCATTATACCAATCTTTGTTAACCCAAATGGCACTCCATACCCTACAACCCTAGCCATTCTTTGAGACCAAACATTGAATTGCATGAGTGAGGCCTCTTTTGATAGCTTGTCATGTGCAAAATCTTGAGAGTATTGGAAGCGATATAGATTTGTTCTCATCTCTTGCTAGCATAATGAGCTAGCATTTGGGGATGGTGAGAGGGGTTTATGTATTCTAAATGTTAATATTTTGGGTTTGGGAAGTGAGAAAGATGAACAAAAGAGTGTCATTAGAAAAGAAAACTCTAGGCACAAAAGGAAAGTACGAAGCTTTAGATTATGTACGAAAGAACCTTCCCCCTTATAAAAAAAAAAGAGAAAATAATCAAAGAGAAGGTGGGGAGGGAAATGAGAAAGAGTTAGAGCTAAGTGTTGTAAAAAGTGAATTAAAGTTCCTAGTTGGTTGAGTCAAAAGAAAAAAAAAGAGTTGTTCATTGGGTGAGTGATGTGAGTGGGTGTTATTTTGGGTTTGAGATGATGATAAAAGGGTAGAACTTGTAATCACTTATAAAAAGGGGTAGAATGATGAGAATGAATCTATGTATATATGAGTTGCTTCTAGTCTTAGATAAATTTTGCATAATGATCAAGCTCCTTGTTCTTGAGTGATAACCACCTTGAAATGACAACATTTGAATCTTTCTCTTCATTCATATTAGACCATTGCTTACCTAGCCAAATGATTGAGATCATGTGCCCATTTGTGAGAATTCACCTTGTGTGTGTGTGTGTGAATCAATGTGAGAGCTGGTATAAAGAACTTGTTAGTTGATGAGTATTGCAACTTGTGTAGAGACATGAGAGTATTTATAGGCCTAGAGAAGCTAGAGTATAATAAGAGAGTGTGTTCATGCTATTTGCTATGTTTCTTTAGGATGTCAAGTTGAGTGCATTGAGTGTTTCTTTTGGCTAAGCTCCCATCTTTGTATCTTTCCTCCTTGTGTTTTGAAAAGTTTACTTGAGGACAAGTAAATGACTAGTGTGGAGGAGTTGATATCTTGCATATTTACATGTTTTTAGCCTTCATATCTTGTACATTTTGATCATATAGATTAGGAATTAAGCATCTTTAGAGTCCATATTGCATGCATTGTCTTTATTAGGTGTTGGAGAGTGCTATGGAGTGATTGGAGATGTTTGGGAGCATTGTGATTCAAAAAGAAGTAGAAAATGATCATTGGGCGAGTAGAGGAGCTGGAGCGACCTACTGGAGCGAGGTGAGCAACCCGCTCTAACCTGGAGCGACCTCTCGCAGCGTCATCATCAACCCGCTCGGCATTTCGTCGCGATATGAGCATGATCTGGAGCGGGCGAGCGCAGCGGGGTCAAGTAGCCGCTGTGACCTGGAGCGACCTTGTGGAGCGACGTAGCGTACCCGCTCTGGGCCCAACATCCTGTCGACAACTTTCGAGAACCAAAGCGACCAAGACGGAGCAAGGTGGGTACATCGCGCACCAAATCCATGAAGTGCGAAGGGAGCCAGAGCGACGTCCCAGAGCGAGGTGGCGAACCCTCTATGAAGCTGGAGCGACCCACTGGAGCGGGGTCACGAACCCGCGCGCAAGATCTATATTTGGTCAATTTTTCATGTTTTGCTGGACCTTCTCATACTTGTTTTTGAGGCCCACTAGGTTTTTAGGAGTCTTATAAATACTCTTNNNNNNNNNNNNNNNNNNNNNNNNNNNNNNNNNNNNNNNNNNNNNNNNNNNNNNNNNNNNNNNNNNNNNNNNNNNNNNNNNNNNNNNNNNNNNNNNNNNNNNNNNNNNNNNNNNNNNNNNNNNNNNNNNNNNNNNNNNNNNNNNNNNNNNNNNNNNNNNNNNNNNNNNNNNNNNNNNNNNNNNNNNNNNNNNNNNNNNNNNNNNNNNNNNNNNNNNNNNNN
This sequence is a window from Brassica oleracea var. oleracea cultivar TO1000 chromosome C1, BOL, whole genome shotgun sequence. Protein-coding genes within it:
- the LOC106338477 gene encoding uncharacterized mitochondrial protein AtMg00310-like, coding for MGTYLGIPEDISGSKSKLFAFLKDKLMHRVNGWTGMWLSKGDKEVLIKSILLALPTYVMSSFLLPLEICENLARAIAQFWWSSNPPKRGMHWAKWERACLPREEGGIGFRLIHEFNLALLAKQLWRLIQFPDSLVARVLRGRYID